A genomic window from Gemmatimonadaceae bacterium includes:
- a CDS encoding efflux RND transporter permease subunit yields MLKRIIEWSVRNIFLVALATIAAVGGGILALQRTPLEALPDLSDVQVIIQTEYSEQAPQIVEDQVTYPIAAEMLKVPGAEVVRGYSFFGVSFVYIIFDDDTDLYWARSRVLEYLNGLKGRLPASVSPALGPDATGLGWVYQYALEDTTGRLDLAELRALQDWYLRYELTAVPGVSEVATVGGYEKQYQVDLDPAKLLAYRIPVTRVMQAIQASNADIGAMVVELSEREYMVRGLGYLKSLRDIENVVVGATDRGTPIRVAEVGRVSVGPAIRRGVAELDGRGDAVGAIVVMRFGENALTTIERVKARIAQLTPGLPAGVVIRPVYDRSDLIQRAISNLRFKLFEESLVVALVCIVFLLHARSALVAIITLPVGILMAFIAMRYVGVGADIMSLGGIAIAIGAMIDAAIVMIENLHKHLERAVLAKEPNAQSRWLDTGRLTRAERWQVVIDSAKEVGPALFFSLLIITVSFLPVFTLEGQEGRLFRPLAYTKTFAMAAASLLSVTLVPVAMGLFVRGRIYREAANPVNRWLMRAYHPLITFVLRHRWPVVVASAATVILTWIPWARIGSEFMPTLEEGTILYMPTTLPGVSVARARELLRLQDGILRGFPEVEHVWGKAGRANTATDPAGLDMIETTISLRPRDQWREGMTYDRLVAEMDSAVRLPGVTNAWTMPIKGRNDMLATGIRTPVGVKVFGPDLRELERLGKEIEQAVRMVPGTRTAFAERAVSGYYLDIEIDREAAARHGLNVGDVQAVIATAIGGMTITQTVEGRQRFGVRVRYPQELRDSPERLAAVLVPVAHGSSAAAGAGAMPGMGSIAVGASGGPAQVPLGQLARISPVAGPMVVRTEGAMPTAWVYVDVVDRDIGSYVAEAQRAVAAQVTVPTGYSVVWSGQYEYMERAKERMKVVIPATLALIFLLLYLNFGNVGESLIVMLSLPFALVGGLWFLWLLGYNWSVAVAIGFIALAGVAAETGVVMLIYLDHAWAARTAEGRRATLADLYDAVIEGAVERVRPKLMTVTAIMGGLLPLLWGTGAGGTVMRRIAAPMIGGMVSSTVLTLLVIPAVYSLWKERGVVRTMHEALVQEGE; encoded by the coding sequence ATGCTGAAGCGAATCATCGAGTGGTCGGTCCGCAACATCTTCCTCGTGGCGCTGGCGACGATTGCCGCGGTCGGGGGCGGCATCCTCGCGCTCCAGCGGACGCCGCTGGAGGCGCTGCCGGACCTTAGCGACGTGCAGGTGATCATTCAGACCGAGTACAGCGAGCAGGCGCCGCAGATCGTCGAGGACCAGGTCACGTATCCGATCGCCGCCGAGATGCTCAAGGTCCCGGGCGCTGAGGTGGTCCGCGGCTACTCGTTCTTCGGGGTCTCGTTCGTATACATCATCTTTGACGACGACACGGACCTCTACTGGGCGCGCAGCCGTGTGCTTGAGTATCTGAACGGCCTGAAGGGCCGTCTCCCCGCGTCCGTCTCGCCTGCCCTCGGACCCGACGCGACGGGGCTGGGCTGGGTGTACCAGTACGCCCTTGAGGACACGACCGGTCGCCTCGACCTGGCGGAACTGCGCGCGCTCCAGGACTGGTACCTGCGCTACGAGCTGACGGCGGTTCCCGGTGTGTCGGAGGTTGCGACGGTCGGCGGCTACGAGAAGCAGTATCAGGTGGATCTGGACCCGGCGAAGCTGTTGGCCTACCGCATTCCGGTGACCCGCGTGATGCAGGCCATCCAGGCGTCGAACGCCGATATCGGGGCGATGGTCGTCGAGCTCTCGGAGCGGGAGTATATGGTACGCGGACTCGGTTACCTGAAGTCGCTGCGCGACATCGAAAACGTCGTGGTAGGCGCGACCGATCGCGGCACGCCGATCCGCGTAGCCGAGGTGGGGCGCGTGTCGGTCGGGCCGGCCATTCGGCGCGGCGTGGCAGAGCTCGACGGCCGTGGCGATGCCGTGGGTGCGATCGTCGTGATGCGATTCGGGGAGAATGCCCTGACCACCATCGAGCGCGTGAAGGCGCGCATCGCGCAATTGACGCCGGGTCTTCCGGCGGGCGTGGTCATCCGACCGGTCTACGACCGCAGTGACCTCATCCAGCGCGCCATCAGCAACCTCCGGTTCAAGCTCTTCGAGGAGAGTCTCGTCGTCGCGCTGGTCTGCATCGTGTTCCTGCTGCACGCGCGGTCGGCGCTCGTCGCGATCATCACGCTTCCGGTGGGAATCCTCATGGCATTCATCGCGATGCGATATGTCGGTGTCGGTGCGGACATTATGTCGCTCGGCGGCATCGCCATCGCCATCGGCGCGATGATCGACGCCGCGATCGTGATGATCGAGAACCTGCACAAGCATCTCGAGCGGGCGGTGCTGGCAAAGGAGCCGAATGCTCAGTCGCGCTGGCTGGACACTGGCCGCCTCACGCGTGCCGAGCGATGGCAGGTGGTCATAGACTCGGCGAAGGAGGTCGGGCCCGCGCTGTTCTTCTCGCTGTTGATCATTACCGTGTCGTTCCTGCCCGTGTTCACGCTGGAGGGTCAGGAGGGTCGCTTGTTCCGGCCGCTGGCGTACACGAAGACGTTCGCGATGGCCGCCGCGAGTCTGCTCTCCGTCACGCTGGTTCCGGTGGCCATGGGTCTGTTCGTCCGCGGGCGCATCTACCGTGAGGCCGCGAACCCGGTCAACCGTTGGCTGATGCGGGCCTATCATCCGTTGATCACGTTCGTCCTGCGGCATCGCTGGCCTGTCGTCGTGGCGTCTGCGGCGACCGTGATCCTGACGTGGATCCCCTGGGCACGCATCGGCAGCGAGTTCATGCCGACGCTCGAGGAGGGCACCATCCTGTATATGCCGACGACCTTGCCCGGCGTGAGTGTTGCGAGGGCGCGCGAGCTGCTCCGGCTGCAGGATGGGATTCTCCGTGGCTTCCCCGAGGTCGAGCACGTGTGGGGCAAGGCCGGACGCGCCAACACGGCGACCGACCCTGCGGGCCTGGATATGATCGAGACCACCATCTCTCTGCGGCCTCGCGACCAGTGGCGCGAGGGAATGACCTACGACCGTCTCGTCGCCGAGATGGACTCGGCGGTGCGTTTGCCGGGCGTGACGAACGCGTGGACGATGCCCATCAAGGGGCGCAACGATATGCTCGCGACCGGGATTCGCACGCCGGTCGGCGTCAAGGTGTTCGGGCCTGACTTGAGGGAACTGGAGCGGCTCGGCAAGGAGATCGAGCAAGCCGTACGGATGGTGCCGGGGACGCGCACGGCGTTCGCTGAGCGTGCGGTGAGTGGCTACTACCTCGACATCGAGATCGACCGCGAGGCCGCCGCGCGACACGGACTCAACGTCGGTGACGTGCAGGCGGTGATTGCCACGGCGATCGGCGGGATGACCATTACACAGACCGTCGAGGGACGCCAACGGTTCGGAGTGCGGGTGCGGTACCCGCAAGAACTCCGCGACTCGCCGGAGCGCCTGGCCGCCGTGCTGGTGCCGGTCGCGCACGGGTCGTCCGCCGCCGCGGGCGCAGGGGCGATGCCGGGAATGGGCAGCATTGCTGTCGGCGCTTCCGGCGGTCCAGCGCAAGTACCGCTCGGTCAACTCGCGCGCATCTCGCCGGTCGCGGGGCCGATGGTCGTCCGGACTGAGGGGGCGATGCCCACGGCGTGGGTGTACGTGGACGTCGTGGACCGTGATATCGGGAGCTACGTCGCGGAGGCGCAACGCGCTGTCGCGGCGCAAGTCACCGTACCGACGGGCTACTCGGTGGTGTGGAGCGGACAGTACGAGTATATGGAGCGCGCCAAGGAACGAATGAAGGTCGTGATCCCCGCGACGCTTGCGCTGATCTTCCTGCTCCTCTACCTGAACTTCGGGAACGTCGGCGAGTCGCTGATCGTGATGCTCTCGCTCCCCTTCGCACTGGTCGGCGGCCTCTGGTTCCTCTGGCTCCTCGGCTACAACTGGTCAGTCGCGGTGGCCATCGGATTCATCGCGCTCGCCGGTGTGGCGGCGGAGACTGGCGTGGTGATGCTCATCTACCTCGACCACGCGTGGGCAGCGCGCACGGCAGAGGGTCGACGGGCCACACTCGCCGACCTCTACGACGCGGTGATCGAGGGCGCGGTCGAGCGCGTGCGCCCAAAGCTGATGACCGTGACAGCGATCATGGGCGGCCTCCTGCCGCTGCTGTGGGGTACCGGCGCAGGCGGAACCGTGATGCGTCGCATCGCGGCTCCGATGATCGGGGGGATGGTGTCGAGCACGGTCCTGACGCTGTTGGTGATTCCAGCCGTGTACTCACTCTGGAAGGAGCGCGGCGTAGTTCGAACAATGCACGAGGCGCTCGTGCAGGAGGGAGAATGA
- a CDS encoding type II toxin-antitoxin system RelE/ParE family toxin: MPRSVVFHPAARAEFRAAVAEYEAQRAGLGTAMALEVRELVDLARAFPQMGSPYSVPGVRRLFPRTFPYAVAYLVIDEALFIVAVAHGHREPDYWHERLAPPTGPV; the protein is encoded by the coding sequence GTGCCGCGTTCGGTCGTCTTTCATCCGGCCGCGCGCGCGGAGTTTCGCGCCGCGGTTGCAGAGTATGAAGCGCAACGTGCCGGTCTCGGCACCGCCATGGCGCTTGAGGTGCGCGAGCTGGTCGACCTCGCCCGCGCTTTCCCGCAGATGGGCTCGCCGTACAGCGTGCCAGGCGTCCGCCGACTTTTTCCGCGCACGTTTCCATACGCCGTCGCGTACCTCGTGATCGATGAGGCGCTATTCATCGTCGCTGTCGCGCATGGACATCGCGAACCCGATTACTGGCATGAACGGCTCGCGCCACCGACGGGGCCGGTATAA
- a CDS encoding addiction module protein, giving the protein MVRSPDTLERELLHLPKADRARLAQVLLASLHAEEAAASPAEIEAAWESEIARRVAELRNGTVAGIPAEQVFAEVLDR; this is encoded by the coding sequence ATGGTGCGCTCCCCCGACACTCTCGAACGCGAGCTCCTCCACCTGCCGAAGGCCGATCGTGCGCGCCTCGCCCAGGTGTTGCTCGCCAGCCTGCACGCCGAGGAGGCAGCTGCATCGCCGGCAGAAATTGAGGCCGCGTGGGAGTCCGAAATCGCCCGGCGCGTCGCCGAGCTGCGCAACGGGACCGTGGCTGGCATCCCCGCCGAGCAAGTCTTCGCTGAAGTGCTCGACCGATAG